In Caldicoprobacter guelmensis, the sequence GATAAGAGTTTGTTTGAAGAGGACATAGTTAGGATCAAGGTTTTTGGGAAAAAGGATCAAGAAAATTTGATTTTGGAGTAGGGGATAAGGGATAAGTTGTGTTAAAATTAAAATAAAGTTGTGTAATGCTTAGGCTGAAAAAATAGGGGTGCTAACGATGAAAAACCTTATAGTATGGTATAATAATTTTCGATATAGGGTATATTTGGTATTAAAAAGCTTTGAGCCTAGTCCTTTACTATTTACTAGAATGTGTTAGTACAAAGGTTATAAAAATAAAAAATAGTAGTTTGACATTGAAGTAACAGGAACTCGTACAGAGTTATAAGGTGATGATATGTATCATTATGATGAGATTGAAAAGATAAAAAACCAGATTATAAATAAGTACAATCCAGATGATATTATTCTTTTTGGTTCATGCGCGAAAGGGTTGGCCAAGCGGGATAGTGACATAGATATTTGTGTAATCTTGGATACACCTGATAAGAGGCAAACATTAAGAGAGATGCTTGTTGATATAGAATATGACGTTGATTTGGATATAGTCATATATACTCCTTTCGAGTGGTCAAGATATAAGGATGATAAGACAAGCTTTGCAAATATTATAAGAAGGACTGGGGTGAGTTTACTTGGTTGATTCTATGAAATATAAGGAATGGTTTGAAATGGCGAAAAAGGATATAAGAAGTACCGAAATTTTGTATGAGCATGATGGTGATAATGGCATAATATGTTTTCATTGTCAACAAGCTATAGAGAAATATCTAAAGGGTTTTCTTATATATGCTGCGGGAGAGCTTTTGGAAGGGCATAATTTGGTTAGGCTTTGCAAAAAGGCTATGGCTTATAATAAGGATTTAGGTGAATTTATTAAGGACATGGCTTTTGTGAATACATAATTATATTGAAACCAGATATCCTGCAGAGGATCCTCTTTTGGTGAGCAAGGAAGATGCAAAAGAATGCATAAGAATAGCTGTAAAAGTTATGAAAAAAATAGATGAAGCTATGAAGATAAAGTGAATTTTGCTTGCAAAATAGATAAAACATGAACACTTTCGAAAAGTAAATGGGAATAATTACAAGGAAATAGGGAGGCTTTAAATTCGATAATGTTTAAGGAGGTGGAAATAAACGGGTAACTTTACTTGACCAAGATGAAACTAAGCGAAGTAGCGACTAAAATTTTAAGGGTATTACGAATGGCGTCATCCAAGAATGTCCTATCCATTGAAGAAGCAAAGACTTTTACATGGTAGGGGATAGGTGTGGATACAATTTGCGCGTTTTAAAGAGGAAAAATGGCTTGATTTTAACGTTTTTGGGACTTTAACTGACAAAGCCAAGAATATAAAGTGGTGGTAGATAAAGGTTAAGCGGGAAAGGGGTAGCAATAAGAAGAGTTGAGCAGCGTATGTAATAATGAAAAATTTTGGGGGAGGCGAAAGATGTGAGACCGGTTGTGATAAAAGAGAGATGTCCTGCGCAGGCAAATATTTGCAAAGCTATAATTGCATGCCCTAATAATGCAGTAATTTATGTTGAGGATGATAAAGAGCCTTTGGGGGGCAGAATAGAAATAGATTATGCTAAATGTTCAGGTTGTGGGACCTGTGTAAAGGAATGCTGTGGAATGGCGGTAAAAATGGAATAATATTATTTGAATCTATAAATGAGCAGATTTTCTGGTAATTAATTACCATACTTGATTTATTGGAGTGTGTCATCCCATCATTTTGTATTCTGGAAAACTTTATATCTCTCAGAAATACCAAATGGAAATTTACTGGAAGCATTTTTGCTCATTTATAATTTGAATAAAAAGTTCAATGATAAAACGTTTTTAACAGTGCTTTAAACGATTCTGTAATGTGACGAGGGAGGTATTAAGCCATGAGCGATGATGTTGGTATTTTGTGGGAGGAGTTAAGCCCCAAGCTGAAAACCTTTATTTTAAAAAAAGTAGGAAACAGACAGGATGCGGAAGATATCCTCCAGGATGTGTTTTTGAAAATATGCTCAAACATTGACCAGATAAAGGATAGTGGTAGAATATATGCATGGATATATCAAATAACAAGAAATACAATTGCCGATTATTATAGGGCCAAAAGAGATACGATTGAAATCTCGGACTTATCCGAAACGGATATAACTGATAGTGATGAAGGTGAAATGATTAATGAATTGGTGTTATGCCTTAAAAGTATACTCGAGAGCCTTCCGGGTAAATATAAGCAGGCTGTTAAGCTGACAGAATTAGGTGGTTTGACACAAAAAGAACTGGCTAGGAAACTCGGAATGTCCATATCAGGAGCTAAGTCGAGAGTTCAACGCGGGAAAGCCATGCTGAAGAAGAAGTTTCTTGAGTGCTGTAAGTTTCAATTTGATGTGTATGGCAACATTATTGAATATCAGCATAAAGAGGACAATTGTAAGTACTGCTAGAACTTTTTAATCATTTGCGTCCTTTTTGAGAAACCTCCGTCTATAAAATTGAATTAAATTTTATAGAGGGAGGTTTTTATTATGAGGTGTTGTGAAACTCGGTTAAATAGCAATTGTTGCAATATAACTTGCGGATGTGGGGAACAAAATGATAACGTAAAAAAGAAAAAAATTGTAATCGATTTTATGTACTTGGATCTAAACGTATGTGAAAGGTGTAAAGGGACCGAGGGGAGCCTTGAAGAAGCTGTTTCCGATGTTGCGAAAGTGCTTGAATTGACAGGAGCCGAAGTTGTTGTAAACAAAATTCACATCGATAGTGAAGAAAAGGCTATACAATACAGATTTAAGAGTTCGCCTACCATCCGAATTAACGGGAAAGATGTACAGTTGGAAGTTAGAGAGTCCCTTTGCGAATCATGCGGTGATTTATGTGGCGATGAGGTTGACTGCCGTGTATGGGTATATAATGGCAAGGAATATACTGTTCCACCTAAGGCTATGATAATCGACGCAATACTGAAAGAGGTATATGGTGGTAATAGCTCATCGGATATCGATAGGAACAAAGAAGAAGCGTATGAGCTTCCGGAAAATCTCAAAAGATTTTTTAAAGCAATGCGGGAAAAGGGCAAAAGATAAATCGCCCTTTCCTTTTTTATACCTTTTATTCTATTTTTGCTATCCTATGCTAAAGCTCCTTTTTCGAACTAAATAAAACACCTCATATTGGGGGAAATATCCACAAATTAGTAATCAAATATTTTTGATATTGACATAAAAAATATTTGATATATAATATGGAACTAAGGGGTGAATACATCGATGATGAATAAGTTATTAAACCAGCAGGCCAATCAATTTAAAGCTCTTTCCGATGAATTCCGATTAAGAATTCTCTTGTATTTATATTTAAACGGAGAGAAATGCGTATGTGATATTTGCAAGTTTTTTAATATGGGTCAATCGAATATTTCGTATCACTTAAAATTGCTTTCCGATGCAAATTTAATCAACAAAAAGCGGGTGGCAGTCTGGAACTATTATTCCTTAAACACCGAGAGTAACCTTTATCCTTATCTGTGTGAAATATTCAGAAATATAAGTCAGGAGGAATTGATAGAAAATGTTGCCAACGGTTAATTTGCTGGATACGGGAAAAGTATTTCTTACCATAATGGGGGAGCTTATACTTCTTTTTATCGGCATAAGTTTTCTGGTGGCCCTTATTCAAAGATATATATCGAAGGAGAAAATAAAAAGGATTCTTTCGGCACCTAGAAAGGGTTTAAATAGCATTCTTGGTGCAGTACTTGGCGCTGTGACACCCTTTTGTTCATGTTCAACAATACCCATTTTGGTAGGATTATTTAAAAGCGGAGCGCCGTTTTGTGGTGCAATATCTTTCCTTATGTCTTCACCCATACTAAATCCTGCGATTATAGCATTATTTCTTACATTTTTCGGCCTTAAGGTAACGGTTGTTTATATGGTATTTACCTTTATATTTGCTGTAATCATAGGCATTTTCCTTGATAAGCTTGGCATGGAAAAGGAAGTTAAAAGAGTGACAATTAAAGGGGAAATGCAGGAAGAAATTACTTATGATAAACTTGAGGGATCGTTTTTGGAAAAGAACAAAATGGTGATTAAGTCTGCATTGACTGATGCTATAGGATTGTTTAAACAGGTGTTTCCGTATCTATTGATTGGAGCTGGCATTGGAGCGTTCATCTACGGATTTGTTCCAGAAAGTCTGATAATCAAAGTGGCGGGGAAATCAAATTTGTATTCAGTACCCATTGCTGCAATTATCGGTATTCCAATGTATATCCGAACTGAAACGATGATACCCATTGCTCAGGTGTTGGTTTCAAAGGGTATGAGTTACGGCACGGTAATGGCGCTGATTATAGGTGGAGCGGGGGCAAGCATTCCAGAGCTGTTGCTTTTAAGTTCAATTTGTAAGAAGAAAATGGTGATTGCTTTTGTGGTATCTATCTTCGTGGTGGCCACTGTTACAGGATATGTATTTAATATAATCATATAAGTAGATCTAGATGGAGACAAAATTCCTTTAGAAGGTTTTGTGTCATATAATGTAATGAATTTCAGTCACGATGAATTGGAGGTGATTGAAATGTCTGAAAAAAAGGAGTCAATTTTTTCAAAGCTGTTTAAACCATCTAAATCTTGTTGTTGTTGTTGTTGTTCTGTGGAGATTGTAGATGAAGATAGAGATAAAGACGAAGCTGCGCAGGATAAAGAGGAAAAAGAAAAAGAGTCGAAATGAAATTTTTTACTAAGAAGAAGGGCTGTCCCAAGAAGATTTTTTAAATGGGGGCCCTATTTTTTATTGACAAATACGATTTTCTAATAAAATATACACATATACAAATATATGCAAAAAACAAAATTATGGGAGGGATTTTTATGAAATAAAGACAAAATGAATTTTTTGTTACTTGAATTTAGACAATATCGTTATGAAACGCATTATTGAAACTATAGTTAGAGATAAAGAAAGGCATCCTGGGGTAGTGTTATTTGTGGTTGGAGCGGCTTTGGTGGCTATTTCAGTGATTTTAAAGAGGATAAAAATATAAGAAGAAGATATAATTGGATTTTTATGATAATTTTGCGATAAATACACGCTTGGCAATCGAAAAGATTTAAAACGAAGATTGACAAATAAAAATTAATCGCATAGTATATGCTTATAAGCGAATATAATCATAAAGGTGGTAAGAGAATGAGCCTAATAAAGGTAATAAAAGCATTGTCTGACGAAACACGGCTGCGAATTTTAAACTTATTAAGGTACGGCGAGTTATGTGTATGCGAAATTGAGACAATTCTAGGCATTACTCAATCTAATGTCTCGCGACACCTTAATAGGTTGATGTATGCCAATATAGTTGACTTTTACAAGAAGGCACAGTATGTCTATTATAGGATTAATGAGGATACATTAAAGAAGTACAGTTTTATTAGAGATATATTAGAAAATGAGCTGATTAAGGAGGAATTATATAAAGCGGATTTGGAAAGATTGAGACAGTATAGGGAAAGCAAGCTTTCCTGTGATGACTTAAGGCGGAATAAGGTTTATTTTGAGAAGGAGAGTCAAAATTTATTTGTCGAGGAAGATAAGGGCTTATAATTGGAATGGATTTTTAATGTTGAAGAATATATGATTATATACACATATAATCATATTAAAGAAGTTTGGCGAAGAGAAGTGCAAAAAAATATTTGAAATTTGAGGAGGCGCTGGTATATGGAAAACAGCAATATCAAAGCAAATACCAAAGGATTGGGATTTTTTGAAAAGTACCTCACCATATGGGTCATATTGTGTATTATAGCAGGCATACTTATTGGGAAGTATATACCATCCATACCCGAAACGCTAAATAAGTTCGAGTACTATAATGTTTCCATACCGGTGGCAATATTGATATGGCTCATGATTTATCCCATGATGCTCAAGATAGATTTTGGCAGCGTGGTCAATGCAACCAAGAAGCCCAAAGGGCTTATAGTGACCTGCGTAACAAACTGGCTTATTAAGCCGTTTACCATGTATTTGATAGCGGCCTTCTTTTTAAAAGTCGTATTTAAGGCATTTATACCTGAGAACCTTGCTACAGAATATCTGGCAGGAGCCGTGTTGCTTGGAGCAGCGCCTTGTACGGCGATGGTGTTTGTCTGGAGTTATTTAACCAAAGGCGATGCTGCATATACTTTGGTACAGGTGGCCGTTAACGACCTTATAATCCTGTTTGCTTTCACTCCCATTGTAGCGTTTTTATTGGGTGTAAGCAACGTTATGGTGCCCTATGGTACCTTGATACTGTCTACCGTACTTTTTGTGGTTATTCCTTTAACAGCAGGATACTTGACAAGAAAGTATGTTATTAAAAATAAGGGAATCGAATATTTTGAAAATCAGTTTTTGAAAAAGTTTGACAATACCACTATAGTAGGGTTGCTTCTCACTTTGATCATTATTTTCTCCTTCCAGGGTGAAATAATCATAAACAATCCAGTGCACATATTGCTTATAGCAGTACCGTTGACCATACAGACCTTCTTCATATTCGGTATTGCATATGGGTGGGCAAAGGCGTGGAAGTTACCCCATAACATCGCAGCACCAGCAGCAATGATTGGCGCCAGCAACTTTTTCGAGTTAGCTGTCGCAGTTGCAATTTCACTTTTTGGCCTTCAGTCGGGTGCGGCACTGGCCACGGTGGTGGGGGTACTGACGGAAGTTCCCATTATGTTAACCCTCGTTAAGATAGCCAACAGCACAAGACATTGGTTCATAGAATAAAAAAAGGATTTCAAGGTATAAAGTAACACGATTTTATTAAATATGGTAAAGTTTTGTTAGAGGACAATTGTTTGTGAATTTTAAAATAGAAGCTCATTCTCTTTTTAACGTCAATACGACTACTTCTGGACGGTTGAAAAGTCTTTGGGGGGCAATGCTGTTGCCCAGCCCCCGACTGACAACCATAACGCTGTTTTCCTTCTCGTATTTACCTGCCGTGTATGTGGGAAACAGTCCTTGTTCGGGGGCGATTAATCTCCCTATAAAGGGGAGTCTCACCTGCCCTCCATGGGCATGCCCTGATAAAACCACGTCAAACCCATAGCTCAGGTTTTTCGCTTTTGATTATGGGTACAAGGTATTTCTGTTCCCTGCCAAATTCTTTGCTGTGAAGGTCGGATATATGGATTATTTTATATCCATCAAACCCATCGGGCAGTTTACTAGATTCAACATTAATGCGCGTAATAGTTATTAAATTGTTTTCACAATATAGAAATACAAACATGCTGATTATGACAGCAGCCAAAGTTACTACCTTTTTGGCATTTTTATTTGCCTTCCATCGTAGAGAAGTGCAAAAGAAAGTATTTAAATTTCTTAGCTTCAAATGTATCACCCCTGATTCAAGGTTATCTGCCAGAAGTATCAGCTAATATTATATTCTAATATAGAGAATATTGCTATAAGAGATTATTGGTTCCTCGGTATAATCAGGTAGGGTTTGTATTTACGGCAAGTCAAGTAATAATATATGTAAATTTATGGAGATGTATTAAAATTATGTTTGATTTAAGTGCTAGCCATAAAATCTGATAGTATGGTATAATAGTTTTTGGTAGGGTATATTTGGTATTTAAAAGAAAGACTAATGTTGACTTCTTTGTTTTAATAAATACAATGCACTAGCAAAAACATCATAAAATAGCAGTTCAACATTGTATTAACGGGAACTCATATGGGGTTAGAAGGTTGATAAAAGGATGATAAGGCAAGCCTTGTAAACATTATAAGAGAAGGACTGGGGTGAGGTTACTATGAATCAAAAGGGTTTCACACAATTATACTGGGGATTTCTATTTATAATGTTGGATTTTAGGATACAAGGCGTTGATATTCTACCGGATATTGTGGGATATATATTTTTTGCTTCGGGTTTCAGGGCTCTCGCTTCAAATAGTGAGTATTTCAATAAAGCTTCCGGGCTAAATATCCCAATGATTATACTGTCCATTTTTTCAATATATGAAAAACCTGTTCAGGGCTCAGGAATAAACATTAATTTTGGTGCTTCAGGTATACTAGGTATATTAATAGGTGTTGTTTCGTTGATACTGGAATTATCTATTGTATACTACTTATTTATGGGGATCAAGGAAATGAGCAACAATGTCTACCAGGATATATATGAAGAGGCTGATAGACGGTGGAGTCAGTACTTGATGCTACAGATCGCAGTTTTGCTTGGATTTATTGTAGCCTTTATTCCTGTGGTAAATTTTGTGTATATTATAGGTGTGTTTGTAGCCTCCATTATTTTAATGTTTATTATTTTGGGTTTTTTGAAGAGATGTGGAGAAAAGTTATAAAATCTGTAGCCACAAACAGTGTGGTGGGGGATATATAGAGTGTGAAAGTACCCGATACATTATAAGATATCATAAAGTCGTATGATGAAAAGAGGAATGTGGATTATCAGCTAGCTGTAATATACCAAGTGGGGGTATCGATATTCGGAGGGTGACCAATGGGATAGCACTGTAATCTGCCCGACACCAGACTTGCATATTAACTGTGCTGCTCAATGAAAGTTTGTATATCGTTGAAAAGTTCGCCTGCAATGGGGCTGTGGCATATAAAATGATTGGCTCTCTGATAAAACTTTATAATTTTGTTTGGTGAATTGGTATTATGATAGATATACAAAGCACTTTTGGGTAGCACTACATCATCTTCCATTGCCTGAGCCACAAATAAAGGATAGCATAAATCCTTAAATTTGAATTTTGTATTGTTTAAGAGTTTCAGAAATTCTATTAAAGCTGAGAAAGGGATTTTGATGGAGGATAGGATACAGGACCTTAGATAATCAAATTTCCCTGCCTTTAGGTCATCCACTAAATTTTTGACCATACTGCTGAAATTTACAGGGTATATAGGGGTGTTTACGGTAATGACGCCTTTAATGTTGTGGGAATGGGGTAAATTTGCGGCAATCAGTCCACCCATTGAAAAACCTACTATAAATATATCTTGACAAAATCTGCTTAATTGCTCAAACGCTCTTTCCCCCGATTCGATCCACTCACGATATGAAACACCCTGTAAGTCACTTTTGTTGCCGGTGTGTCCTTTTAACTGCGCTGAAAAGGTGGTGATTCCCCTTGCTTGCATGTATTTGGCCAAAGGAGCAACTTCGGCCGGTCTTCCTCCCAGGCCGTGTATTAATAAACAACCAATTTTATTTTTCATATTACGGTTCTCTCCTTGAATTTAAGTATGATAAATATATTATTCGCTGGTGTGTCAACTAGATATGTATGATTTTAGCCGTGAGGAATAAATTTTCTGGGTCATATAACATGGTTTTTATCTGTATGTTGTGTTAAATTTTTACTGCAAAGGTCATAATAACTTTAAACAGCATCACAAAATTGGGCAGTCTAGATAATACCTGCGAGGTTTTAGCTTACACCATCTAATAAGTAAAGCTTTAATATATGGAAGTCTGCATATGAAAGGCGTCAATAAAGTCGGAGTGAAGCTCCAAAGCTGAACCCCGAAATATAAAGCTGGCTTTTTGAGAATATCCTAAAAGAAGGGGGAGACATGGCTGTATGAAAAGGCTTATTACAACTCTTGGAGAGAGAAATTCTGAAGAGATGGGATTTATACTTTCCCATGAGCATGTGTTTGTTGACCTGCGAACATGGGATACTCCCGGATACGCTGAGGCAGACGTTGACCATGTTGTAAGGCAGGTTGCACCCGCGTTGGTTAAAGCAAAGGGATCGGGAATAACGGCTATTGTGGAATGTTCAACCGTAGGGGTTGGCAGACGGGCTGATATTGTCAAAGCCGTATCCGAGGCAGCATCATTCCCTATACTGGTTCCCACGGGGGTATACAGAGAACCGTGGATCCCACGTTGGGTACATGATGCCGAGGAACAAGAGCTGAAAGAATGGATGGAAGGTGAACTTAACGGGGACATTGAAGGAAGCGGTGTCCGGGCCGGTTGGATCAAGCTGAGCGCGGGTGATGAGGGACTAACAGAATGCGAAAAAAAGGTTTTGAGGGCAGCGGCAAAAGCAGGAGTTGCCACAAACGCGGTTATAGGCAGCCATACCATAAAAGGCAGTGTGGTGAAAGAGCAGCTGGATATAATTGAAAAAGCGGGATATGAGGCAAACCGTTTCATCTGGATCCATGCACAGGCCGAGACAGATTTTGAAATTCATCTTGAGGTGGCAAGAAGAGGGGCATGGATTAGCTATGACGGCATTGGTGTCGGAAATGAGGAGCTATATATTAATCTTATAAGAAGGATGCTTGATGCAGGTTACGGGAAGAGAATACTGTTAAGTCAGGACAGAGTTGGGTATATGTGTGGCCAGCCTGAGGGGAATTATCCCCAGCCTTATACATATATTTGTGACCAATTTCTGCCCAAACTGCATCTTGCAGGAATTGATAAAAATACCATTAATGAGATTATGACGGTGAATCCGTTTAATGCATTTGCAAGATAGGCATGTTTTTTGATGGCATTGAAAAATTAAAATGCTTATGCAGTATTTATGCTAATTTTACGAAAAAAACCGTAAATAAATCTTTTTCGTTTATCCCTTGTTTGAAACCATATTTTATTTCCTTTATAAGTGCTAATATGATCCTGAAATATATTACTTATATTATGGAGATTTTGGCTTTTGTTTGTTATAATGAAATCAATCAGGTATGAAGGAGGTTTTAAGCACGATGGAGTATCATGTAGCAAAAAACGGCTCAGATCAAGGCAAAGGAACTTTGCAAGACCCATTTTTAACCATAAATAAAGCTGCTTCTGTTGCCATGCCTGGTGACACCGTTATAGTTCATGAAGGAGTATATCGAGAATGGGTCAAGCCTAAGTATAAAGGGTTGAGCGACAAAAGGAGAATCACCTACAAAGCAGCAGAAGGTGAAAGAGTAGTTATCAAGGGCTCTGAGCGGATTCAAACCTGGCAGCATGTGGAAGGGAATATATGGAAGTGCGTGCTGCCCAATTCCTTTTTTGGTGACTTCAACCCCTATAAGGAAGAGATATTTGGAGACTGGCTTATTACAGTGGAGGAAAAGAAGCATTTGGGCGAGGTATACCTAAATGGCATGTCCTTTTATGAGGTCAGCAGTTATGAGCAATTGCTCAATCCACAGGTCAGGACAGAGGTGCTGGATCATTGGACTAAAAAAGTTGTTCCTGTTCACAACCCGGAACAGACAAAATATGTGTGGTATGCTGAAGTAGACGCTGAGAAGACAACAATTTATGCAAATTTTCATGGTGCTAATCCCAATGAGGAATTTGTTGAAATCAATGTACGCAGGTCTTGTTTCTATCCCACCGAAACAGGTATAGATTATATAACTGTTAAGGGTTTCGAGATGGCACATGCAGCCACGCCATGGGCACCCCCCACAGCTGACCAACCGGGTCTAATTGGCCCAAATTGGAGTAAGGGTTGGATAATTGAAGACAATATTATCCATGATGCCAAATGCAGCGCTATCAGCATCGGCAAAGAAGGCACAACGGGGCACCTCTACCGTTCCATCCGAAAGGACAAACCCGGGTATCAATACCAGTTGGAAGCTGTTTTCAGCGCTGAACGCAGTGGCTGGTCCAAAGAAAAGATAGGGTCACATATTATCCGAAATAATGTGATTTACGACTGCGGTCAAAATGCAATTGTGGGCCACTTAGGATGTGTGTTCAGCAAGATCTATAATAATCATATTTATAACATCGGTATAAAACGTGAATTTTATGGTCATGAAATTGCAGGCATAAAGCTGCACGCTGCTATTGATGTGCAGATTTACCATAACCGCATTCATAATTGCTCTTTAGGGTTATGGTTGGATTGGGAAGCCCAGGGGACAAGGGTGAGCAAAAACCTGTTTTATCACAACAACAGGGATTTGTTTGTAGAGGTAAGCCATGGGCCTTACGTGGTGGATAATAATATATTGGCTTCTGAATATGCTATTGATAATATGTCCCAGGGCGGTGCTTATATAAACAATTTAATCGCCGGAAAGATGGTTCATCGTAAAGTGTTAAATCGTTCTACACAGTATCATCTTCCGCATAGCACAAAGGTTGCAGGTTTTGCATTTGTCTACGGTGGGGACGATCGTTTTTATAACAATATATTCATTGGGAAAGAAGGGTTAGAAAATGTAGGCACTTCCCATTATAACGGTTATACCACTTCTTTAGAAGAGTATATAGAAAAGGTCCACGAAAGACACGGCGATGTTGAAGTATTTCAAATGGTTGAACAGCCGGTTTATATCAACAAAAATGCATACTTCAATGGGGCTGAGCCTTTTGAAAGGGAAAAAGAGAAGTTAGTTGATAGAGACTTTGATCCAAAGCTCAGCATCATCGATAAAGGAGAAGAGGTCTATCTTTCCTGCCAGCTGCCTGACAGCTTTGAGGACATTGCAGGGGAGATTCACTCAACAAAGACGTTGGAGAGAGTACGTATTGTTGATGCTGAGTTTGAAAATCCCGATGGAAGTGAATTAATTCTAGATACCGATTTTCTAGATAACAGGAGATGTGAAAATAGTCCAATAGGTCCTATTACACTTTTGAAAAAAGGCAATAATTATATCAGAGTCTGGTAAATTCCTTAAGCAGAGAAGCCTTATACCCTGGTTTACGGGTATAAGGCTTTTTTGACAAATGGGATAGATTCACCCAAGCCAGATGGTTAAATCTTGTCAGACTAGTCCTTTATCTCCAGTTAATATTTAAATCTTGGAAGAGTTAAATATATTTTGAGTAACCTGTTTATTTGTGTTTCAAGATGGTATAATATAATAAACAAAAAAGTATTAAAATACGGTCTGTCAACTCATTTGCAGCCGTATGAAGGGGGAGCCAATAATGAAATATAAGGTCATTGCAGATAGTGGCTGCGACACAAAACAGGCCTATGGTGAGAAACTCAACATCAATATTGTACCGCTTACAATATCTCTTGGTGATAAGGTATATACAGATGATGACTCTCTGGATTTGGATAGCATGTTAAATGTCATGAACGAAAGTCAAACTGCTCCTAAGACTTCCTGTCCTTCCCCCGGAGACTTCATGCAAGCTTTTGAAGGAGAGGAAGAGCACGTGTTTGTTGTAACCCTATCTTCAAAGCTCAGCGGCGCTTTTGCCAGCGCTGTTATGGCTAAGGAGATGTTCTTAGAACAAAAGAAAAAATTTATACACGTATTTGATTCCATGAGCGCTTCGGTGGGTGAAACCCTTGTGAGCATCAAGATTCACAAGCTGGTAGAACAAGGATTGGGCGAATTAGAGATTGTCAAAGCTGTCAACAAGTATATAAAAGAGATGAAGACCTTTTTTTTGATCGACTCGCTGGATAACCTAATCAAAGCCGGAAGGATAAACAAGCTGGTGGGCAGAGTTGCTTCGACGCTTAACATAAAACCCATAATGGGTGGACATCAAGGCGAAATCACGTTGATTGAGAATAACAGAGGCTACCGCAAAGCGTTTAACCGGTTAATTGAAATTATAGGGGAAATAGGACAAAATATTGAGGAGAAGACGTTGGGAATAGCCCACTGTAATTGCCTAAAGAGAGCTCAAGAATTCCGAGATGAGGTCCTGA encodes:
- a CDS encoding nucleotidyltransferase domain-containing protein, with protein sequence MYHYDEIEKIKNQIINKYNPDDIILFGSCAKGLAKRDSDIDICVILDTPDKRQTLREMLVDIEYDVDLDIVIYTPFEWSRYKDDKTSFANIIRRTGVSLLG
- a CDS encoding HEPN domain-containing protein, which translates into the protein MKYKEWFEMAKKDIRSTEILYEHDGDNGIICFHCQQAIEKYLKGFLIYAAGELLEGHNLVRLCKKAMAYNKDLGEFIKDMAFVNT
- the sigZ gene encoding RNA polymerase sigma factor SigZ, which produces MSDDVGILWEELSPKLKTFILKKVGNRQDAEDILQDVFLKICSNIDQIKDSGRIYAWIYQITRNTIADYYRAKRDTIEISDLSETDITDSDEGEMINELVLCLKSILESLPGKYKQAVKLTELGGLTQKELARKLGMSISGAKSRVQRGKAMLKKKFLECCKFQFDVYGNIIEYQHKEDNCKYC
- a CDS encoding DUF2703 domain-containing protein; the encoded protein is MRCCETRLNSNCCNITCGCGEQNDNVKKKKIVIDFMYLDLNVCERCKGTEGSLEEAVSDVAKVLELTGAEVVVNKIHIDSEEKAIQYRFKSSPTIRINGKDVQLEVRESLCESCGDLCGDEVDCRVWVYNGKEYTVPPKAMIIDAILKEVYGGNSSSDIDRNKEEAYELPENLKRFFKAMREKGKR
- a CDS encoding ArsR/SmtB family transcription factor — translated: MNKLLNQQANQFKALSDEFRLRILLYLYLNGEKCVCDICKFFNMGQSNISYHLKLLSDANLINKKRVAVWNYYSLNTESNLYPYLCEIFRNISQEELIENVANG
- a CDS encoding permease, which gives rise to MLPTVNLLDTGKVFLTIMGELILLFIGISFLVALIQRYISKEKIKRILSAPRKGLNSILGAVLGAVTPFCSCSTIPILVGLFKSGAPFCGAISFLMSSPILNPAIIALFLTFFGLKVTVVYMVFTFIFAVIIGIFLDKLGMEKEVKRVTIKGEMQEEITYDKLEGSFLEKNKMVIKSALTDAIGLFKQVFPYLLIGAGIGAFIYGFVPESLIIKVAGKSNLYSVPIAAIIGIPMYIRTETMIPIAQVLVSKGMSYGTVMALIIGGAGASIPELLLLSSICKKKMVIAFVVSIFVVATVTGYVFNIII
- a CDS encoding ArsR/SmtB family transcription factor, which produces MSLIKVIKALSDETRLRILNLLRYGELCVCEIETILGITQSNVSRHLNRLMYANIVDFYKKAQYVYYRINEDTLKKYSFIRDILENELIKEELYKADLERLRQYRESKLSCDDLRRNKVYFEKESQNLFVEEDKGL
- the arsB gene encoding ACR3 family arsenite efflux transporter, whose protein sequence is MENSNIKANTKGLGFFEKYLTIWVILCIIAGILIGKYIPSIPETLNKFEYYNVSIPVAILIWLMIYPMMLKIDFGSVVNATKKPKGLIVTCVTNWLIKPFTMYLIAAFFLKVVFKAFIPENLATEYLAGAVLLGAAPCTAMVFVWSYLTKGDAAYTLVQVAVNDLIILFAFTPIVAFLLGVSNVMVPYGTLILSTVLFVVIPLTAGYLTRKYVIKNKGIEYFENQFLKKFDNTTIVGLLLTLIIIFSFQGEIIINNPVHILLIAVPLTIQTFFIFGIAYGWAKAWKLPHNIAAPAAMIGASNFFELAVAVAISLFGLQSGAALATVVGVLTEVPIMLTLVKIANSTRHWFIE
- a CDS encoding alpha/beta hydrolase translates to MKNKIGCLLIHGLGGRPAEVAPLAKYMQARGITTFSAQLKGHTGNKSDLQGVSYREWIESGERAFEQLSRFCQDIFIVGFSMGGLIAANLPHSHNIKGVITVNTPIYPVNFSSMVKNLVDDLKAGKFDYLRSCILSSIKIPFSALIEFLKLLNNTKFKFKDLCYPLFVAQAMEDDVVLPKSALYIYHNTNSPNKIIKFYQRANHFICHSPIAGELFNDIQTFIEQHS